In Marisediminicola antarctica, one DNA window encodes the following:
- the mraY gene encoding phospho-N-acetylmuramoyl-pentapeptide-transferase, which produces MIALLTAAGVSMIFTLLLTPLFARAFRRLNLGQFVRADTPVAHVLKRGTPSMGGIVFITASIVGYLVGQLAGRQLPSGAGLLVILMMVGLGFIGFIDDFLKVRRRNSTGLSGPFKILGTVIVGVIFAIIALNYVDPHGVTPASTAVSFVRDLPIDFVVIFGTGVGVTLFVAWIVLITTSVSNAVNLTDGLDGLAAGSAVLAIGSYVIIGFWQFQQSCVELAVLGVEAPNLYKCYEVSYPLDLATIAAAIVGSLIGFLWWNTSPAQIMMGDTGSFAIGGALAALAILSRTELLLLFIGGLFLVTTGQVIVQRIYFKLTKGKRIWQASPLHHHFEMKGWAEVTIVVRFWIISGLFVATGVGLFYAEWLYR; this is translated from the coding sequence GTGATCGCACTCCTCACCGCCGCTGGCGTGTCGATGATCTTCACCCTGCTGCTCACACCTCTCTTCGCGAGGGCGTTCCGCAGGTTGAACCTCGGCCAGTTCGTGCGCGCAGACACCCCCGTCGCGCACGTTCTCAAACGCGGAACGCCCTCGATGGGCGGGATCGTATTCATTACGGCGTCGATCGTCGGCTACCTCGTCGGTCAGCTTGCGGGTAGGCAACTGCCATCCGGGGCCGGACTCCTCGTGATCCTGATGATGGTGGGACTCGGCTTCATCGGGTTCATCGACGACTTCCTCAAGGTCCGCCGCCGTAACAGTACGGGCCTCAGCGGACCATTCAAGATCCTCGGCACCGTCATTGTCGGCGTTATCTTCGCGATCATCGCGCTCAACTACGTCGACCCGCACGGAGTGACGCCGGCCTCGACAGCCGTTTCGTTCGTGCGCGACCTCCCGATCGACTTCGTCGTCATCTTCGGCACCGGGGTAGGCGTCACCCTGTTCGTCGCATGGATCGTGCTCATCACCACGAGCGTTTCGAACGCGGTGAACCTCACCGACGGCCTCGACGGCCTCGCCGCCGGCTCGGCCGTGCTCGCGATCGGCTCCTACGTCATCATCGGGTTCTGGCAGTTCCAGCAGTCCTGCGTCGAGCTCGCGGTGCTCGGGGTCGAGGCGCCCAATCTCTACAAGTGCTACGAGGTTTCGTACCCCCTCGACCTCGCGACGATCGCCGCCGCGATCGTCGGCTCGCTCATCGGGTTCCTCTGGTGGAACACCTCGCCGGCACAGATCATGATGGGCGACACGGGCTCCTTCGCCATCGGCGGCGCCCTCGCGGCACTCGCGATCCTGTCCCGTACCGAGCTCCTGCTTCTCTTCATCGGTGGGCTGTTCCTCGTGACCACCGGCCAGGTGATCGTGCAGCGCATCTACTTCAAGCTCACGAAGGGCAAGCGAATCTGGCAGGCGAGCCCGCTCCACCACCACTTCGAGATGAAGGGCTGGGCCGAGGTGACCATCGTTGTGCGGTTCTGGATCATCTCGGGCCTGTTCGTCGCGACCGGAGTCGGACTCTTCTACGCCGAGTGGCTGTACCGGTGA
- a CDS encoding UDP-N-acetylmuramoyl-tripeptide--D-alanyl-D-alanine ligase, which translates to MLALRLADIAAACAGELVLTDASTPDTVVDGTVTTDSRLASSGSVFFAMRGEVTDGHLFAETAVDNGAALLIVERRLELPVDQIVVADGVRALAALASEVVARVRECGDLTVVGITGSNGKTTTKNLLRAILGGVGPTVAPEGSFNNHIGAPLSMLAINEGTRYLLVEMGASGEGHIKRLVDIAMPDISVVLKVGLAHAGEFGGIDATQRAKSEIVTSLPASAVAVLNADDDRVAAMAGQTAARVAWFGLDESADVRADDIEATATGTTFTLLADGSAWPVRMRILGEHHVMNAIAALSVARELGLDLAAAIVAIEAVARAERWRMEVLEPAPGITVINDAYNASPDSTAAALKTLAQISRSGRRSIAVLGEMAELGDYANEEHDRIGRLVVRLNIAQLIVVGHGARHIHNAAGLEGSWDGESVLVGTPEEAFGLLRDELRDGDVVLVKSSKSAGLRFLGDRLGGVIA; encoded by the coding sequence ATGCTCGCCCTGCGCCTCGCCGACATCGCCGCTGCATGCGCCGGTGAACTCGTGCTGACCGACGCCTCCACGCCCGACACGGTCGTGGACGGCACCGTGACGACCGACTCGCGGCTCGCGAGTTCTGGATCGGTGTTCTTCGCGATGCGCGGCGAGGTCACCGACGGGCACCTGTTCGCCGAGACCGCCGTCGACAACGGGGCAGCGCTTCTCATCGTCGAGCGACGGCTCGAGCTGCCCGTCGACCAGATCGTGGTGGCGGACGGGGTGCGCGCACTCGCAGCCCTCGCGAGCGAGGTCGTGGCACGGGTGCGCGAGTGCGGCGACCTCACGGTCGTGGGCATCACCGGTTCCAACGGCAAGACGACGACGAAGAACCTGCTGCGCGCCATCCTCGGCGGCGTCGGCCCCACGGTCGCCCCGGAGGGCTCGTTCAACAACCACATCGGCGCTCCCCTCTCAATGCTCGCCATCAACGAGGGGACCCGCTATCTGCTCGTCGAGATGGGTGCGTCCGGTGAGGGCCATATCAAGCGACTTGTCGACATCGCCATGCCCGACATCTCGGTTGTTCTCAAGGTCGGCCTCGCCCATGCCGGTGAGTTCGGCGGCATCGACGCGACCCAGCGGGCCAAGTCCGAGATCGTGACGTCCCTCCCGGCCTCTGCCGTCGCCGTGCTCAACGCCGACGACGACCGCGTCGCCGCCATGGCCGGGCAGACGGCTGCCCGCGTCGCCTGGTTCGGACTCGACGAATCGGCGGATGTGCGTGCCGACGACATCGAGGCGACCGCGACCGGAACGACCTTCACCCTCCTTGCGGACGGCTCGGCCTGGCCGGTGCGCATGCGCATCCTCGGCGAGCACCACGTCATGAACGCCATCGCTGCCCTCTCGGTCGCCCGCGAACTCGGACTCGACCTCGCCGCTGCAATCGTCGCCATCGAGGCCGTCGCACGTGCCGAGCGCTGGCGCATGGAGGTGCTCGAGCCCGCGCCGGGCATCACCGTCATCAACGACGCCTACAACGCGAGCCCGGACTCCACCGCCGCGGCACTCAAGACTCTCGCGCAGATCAGCCGCAGCGGGCGACGGTCGATCGCCGTGCTCGGCGAGATGGCCGAACTCGGTGACTACGCCAACGAGGAACACGACCGGATCGGCCGCCTCGTCGTGCGACTCAACATCGCGCAGCTCATCGTCGTCGGCCACGGTGCACGGCACATCCACAACGCCGCCGGACTCGAGGGTTCCTGGGACGGCGAGTCGGTGCTCGTCGGCACCCCGGAGGAAGCCTTCGGTCTGCTCCGGGACGAGCTGCGCGACGGCGACGTGGTGCTCGTGAAGAGCTCCAAGTCCGCCGGACTTCGTTTTCTTGGTGACCGCCTCGGCGGTGTCATCGCGTGA
- a CDS encoding Mur ligase family protein, whose protein sequence is MNTRTPPVLRPEHPSARSLSGLVADFGLDTQGSLDGVYVTGVTLRSGEVQPGDLYVGVPGANSHGASYAAEAKAQGAVALLTDAAGAELAREVGLPTVLVDSPRAALGDVSAWVYRTSDHPPLLLGITGTNGKTSTAYILEGILRQLGLVTGLSTTAERHIGDLTVVSRLTTPEASEMHALLARMKESEVRAVVLEVSAQALSRNRVDGIVFDVVAFTNLSHDHLDDYADMEEYLEAKAAFFEPERGRRGVVSLDSPYGERVVDLSRIPVTTVSATPGVVGEWNLEILDETAAYTEFTLTGPEARSLTTRVPLIGWHMAANAGLAIVMLVEAGFELEAIGHALGDDGIVTYLPGRTERVSGDAGPSVYVDFGHSPDAFLNTLAAVRKFTPGRVIMVFGADGDRDATKRHEMGRVASEGSDILVVTDHHPRFEDPASIRATLIEGAGLADHQAELIEVSPPEKAIRHAVSIAKEGDSILWAGPGHQDYRDIRGERTPYSARAEAREALRESGWQ, encoded by the coding sequence GTGAACACCAGGACCCCCCCGGTGCTCAGGCCCGAACATCCATCGGCCAGATCGCTCAGCGGTCTCGTGGCTGATTTCGGGCTCGACACCCAAGGCTCGCTTGACGGCGTGTACGTGACCGGCGTGACCCTGCGCTCCGGCGAGGTGCAGCCGGGAGACCTCTATGTCGGAGTGCCGGGAGCGAACAGCCACGGCGCGTCCTACGCGGCGGAGGCAAAGGCCCAGGGCGCGGTGGCGCTGCTCACCGACGCGGCAGGGGCGGAGCTTGCCCGCGAGGTCGGCTTGCCCACCGTTCTCGTCGACTCGCCCCGCGCCGCCCTCGGGGACGTATCGGCGTGGGTGTACCGCACCAGCGACCACCCGCCGCTCCTGCTCGGGATCACCGGCACAAACGGCAAGACCTCGACGGCGTACATCCTCGAGGGGATCCTGCGCCAGCTGGGCCTCGTCACCGGCCTGAGCACGACAGCCGAGCGTCACATCGGCGACCTCACGGTCGTCAGTCGGCTGACGACGCCGGAGGCGAGCGAGATGCACGCGCTCCTCGCTCGAATGAAGGAGAGCGAGGTGCGCGCTGTGGTGCTCGAGGTGAGCGCGCAGGCCCTCAGCCGCAATCGGGTCGACGGCATCGTCTTCGATGTCGTCGCGTTCACCAACCTCAGCCACGACCATCTCGACGACTACGCCGACATGGAGGAGTACCTCGAGGCGAAGGCGGCGTTCTTCGAACCCGAGCGGGGTAGGCGCGGCGTGGTGTCGCTCGACTCTCCCTACGGCGAGCGTGTCGTCGACCTGTCGCGGATTCCCGTGACGACCGTGTCCGCGACGCCCGGAGTTGTGGGGGAGTGGAACCTCGAGATCCTCGACGAGACCGCCGCGTACACCGAATTCACTCTCACCGGCCCCGAGGCGAGATCCCTTACGACCAGGGTTCCTCTTATTGGCTGGCACATGGCCGCCAACGCGGGACTCGCGATCGTCATGCTGGTCGAGGCCGGCTTCGAACTCGAGGCGATCGGGCACGCGCTCGGCGACGACGGGATCGTCACCTACCTGCCCGGCCGCACCGAGCGGGTATCCGGCGATGCCGGCCCCTCCGTCTACGTCGACTTCGGTCACAGCCCGGATGCCTTCCTCAACACTCTCGCCGCCGTGCGCAAGTTCACACCCGGCCGCGTCATCATGGTCTTCGGTGCCGACGGCGACCGCGACGCCACAAAGCGGCACGAGATGGGCCGGGTGGCCTCCGAGGGGTCCGACATCCTCGTCGTGACCGATCACCATCCCCGCTTCGAGGACCCTGCTTCGATCCGCGCGACCCTCATCGAGGGCGCAGGCCTCGCCGACCACCAGGCGGAGCTCATCGAGGTGAGCCCGCCCGAGAAGGCGATCCGGCACGCCGTGTCGATCGCCAAGGAGGGCGACTCGATCCTCTGGGCCGGGCCGGGCCACCAGGACTACCGCGACATCCGCGGCGAGCGTACGCCGTACTCCGCGCGCGCCGAGGCGCGCGAGGCGCTTCGCGAGTCGGGCTGGCAGTAG
- a CDS encoding peptidoglycan D,D-transpeptidase FtsI family protein — translation MTRRRLALALIAMIAVFGVFVVRLVDIQLVRAEELNTQSLNKRAIAVTTYAARGDIVDRDGAVLAGSVMRFDITVSPKTMPKNPASFTRGSGDDKVTVSLAEAAAEIAEITGQTQNEVLDVFTEDPESDFEYVAQKVSTEQMRAVRDLGIPAIYFEQRPARIYPDGSVAGNLVGFVGTEGPQNGFEFTENECLASTNGSSTYERGADGIRLPGSTVTEQEPIDGGTITTTIDHDLQWTVQQMIAEQALALGAESATASVTEVKTGHLLALADYPSVDPNNVGGSSPNNMGSLAFSTPYEPGSTFKPMTAAMLLDQGVADPSTEVTVPYRWISPEGSAIRDAVFHPELQLTLAGVIQQSSNVGISQLAVRLPSKMRYDYFRAFGIGERTEVGFQGESAGLLSSSWDDQTKYNVSFGQGVSVTGAQMASIYQTLGNGGLRLPLTLVTGCRHADGSITDAAPTEGRQVVSEAAADSVVEMMETVVTGGGLASELQIPGYRVAAKSGTAEIAADGRYTDDRIVSVAGLAPAEDPQYAVIVTFVKPSTIMTSAAAAPTFKKIMTQVLKTYRVAPSPTLSPDLPTTW, via the coding sequence ATGACCCGGCGGCGCCTCGCGCTGGCGCTGATCGCGATGATCGCCGTCTTCGGCGTCTTCGTCGTGCGACTCGTCGACATCCAGCTCGTCCGCGCCGAGGAGCTCAACACGCAGTCGCTCAACAAGCGCGCAATCGCCGTCACCACCTATGCGGCACGCGGTGACATCGTCGACCGCGACGGCGCCGTGCTCGCCGGCAGCGTCATGCGGTTCGATATCACCGTGTCGCCCAAGACGATGCCAAAGAACCCGGCGTCTTTCACGCGCGGCAGCGGCGACGACAAGGTCACGGTCAGCTTGGCGGAGGCCGCGGCGGAGATCGCAGAAATCACCGGGCAGACCCAGAACGAGGTGCTGGACGTCTTCACTGAAGACCCGGAGTCCGACTTCGAATACGTCGCCCAGAAGGTGAGCACCGAGCAGATGCGAGCGGTCCGCGATCTCGGCATCCCCGCCATCTACTTCGAACAGCGCCCCGCCCGCATCTACCCTGACGGGTCCGTGGCGGGCAACCTTGTGGGGTTCGTCGGAACCGAGGGACCGCAGAACGGCTTCGAGTTCACCGAGAACGAGTGCCTGGCAAGCACAAACGGCTCGTCCACCTACGAGCGCGGCGCCGATGGCATCCGCCTCCCCGGCAGCACCGTCACCGAGCAGGAGCCGATCGACGGCGGCACGATCACCACCACGATCGACCACGACCTGCAGTGGACGGTGCAGCAGATGATCGCCGAACAGGCACTCGCGCTCGGCGCAGAATCCGCAACAGCGTCGGTCACCGAGGTCAAGACCGGCCACCTGCTTGCGCTGGCCGACTACCCCTCCGTCGACCCCAACAACGTCGGGGGCAGCTCGCCCAACAACATGGGTTCGCTCGCGTTCAGCACCCCCTACGAGCCGGGATCGACCTTCAAGCCGATGACCGCGGCAATGCTGCTCGACCAGGGCGTGGCCGACCCGAGCACCGAGGTCACCGTGCCCTACCGGTGGATCTCACCGGAGGGAAGCGCCATCCGCGACGCCGTGTTCCACCCCGAGCTCCAGCTCACCCTCGCGGGGGTCATCCAGCAGTCGTCCAACGTCGGAATCTCCCAGCTCGCGGTGCGCCTGCCGAGCAAGATGCGCTACGACTACTTCCGGGCATTCGGGATCGGAGAGCGCACCGAGGTCGGCTTCCAAGGGGAGTCCGCCGGACTGCTGTCGAGCTCATGGGACGACCAGACGAAATACAACGTGTCGTTCGGCCAAGGCGTCTCGGTCACCGGGGCGCAGATGGCGAGCATCTACCAGACGCTCGGCAACGGCGGGCTTCGCCTTCCTCTGACTCTGGTCACCGGGTGCAGACACGCGGACGGGTCGATCACGGACGCCGCGCCGACCGAGGGTCGACAGGTCGTGTCCGAGGCCGCGGCAGACTCGGTCGTCGAGATGATGGAGACGGTCGTGACGGGAGGCGGGCTCGCGAGCGAGCTCCAGATACCCGGCTACCGGGTCGCGGCGAAGAGCGGAACGGCCGAGATCGCCGCGGACGGACGTTACACGGACGACCGAATCGTGTCGGTCGCCGGGCTCGCGCCGGCGGAGGATCCGCAGTATGCCGTGATCGTCACCTTCGTGAAGCCAAGTACGATAATGACGTCGGCCGCCGCAGCGCCGACCTTCAAAAAAATCATGACGCAGGTGCTCAAGACGTACCGCGTCGCCCCGTCGCCGACACTCTCACCCGACCTGCCGACGACCTGGTAA
- the rsmH gene encoding 16S rRNA (cytosine(1402)-N(4))-methyltransferase RsmH: MTDSQIHTPVMLDRTVELLAPALEGPGAVLVDATLGMAGHAEAFLRRFPDLTFVGLDRDPDALEIAGRRLAQFGERVHLVHTVYDEIGDALHSLGIQEATGILFDLGVSSLQLDRVERGFSYSKDAPLDMRMDATSELTAERVLAEYSEADLRRIFRDYGEERLAPRYAQKIVERRASRPLVRSADLVEIITAATPVAIQRKGHPAKRVFQALRIEVNQELAVLERAIPAALEVLAIDGRIVVLAYQSLEDRIVKRALAARSTSSAPAGLPVELPEHRPEFSLLVRGAELASDDEKSANPRATPVRLRAATRIRRAA, from the coding sequence ATGACCGACAGCCAGATCCATACCCCCGTCATGCTCGACCGCACGGTCGAGCTGCTCGCCCCCGCCCTCGAGGGGCCCGGCGCCGTGCTCGTCGATGCGACCCTCGGCATGGCCGGACACGCCGAGGCGTTCCTCCGCCGCTTCCCGGATCTCACCTTTGTCGGGCTCGACAGGGACCCGGATGCGCTCGAGATCGCGGGCCGGCGTCTCGCCCAGTTCGGTGAGCGGGTGCACCTTGTGCACACCGTGTACGACGAGATCGGCGATGCTCTCCACTCACTCGGCATTCAGGAGGCCACCGGCATTCTGTTCGACCTCGGCGTCTCCTCCCTCCAGCTCGACAGGGTCGAGCGCGGGTTCTCGTACTCGAAAGATGCGCCGCTCGACATGCGAATGGACGCGACCTCGGAGCTGACCGCCGAGCGGGTGCTCGCCGAGTACAGCGAAGCCGACCTGCGACGCATCTTCCGGGACTACGGGGAGGAGCGGCTCGCCCCCCGATACGCGCAGAAGATCGTCGAGCGACGCGCCAGCCGTCCGCTCGTGCGCTCGGCCGACCTCGTCGAGATAATCACCGCGGCCACCCCCGTCGCAATCCAGCGCAAGGGTCACCCCGCGAAGCGGGTATTCCAGGCCCTGCGCATCGAGGTGAACCAGGAGCTCGCGGTGCTCGAGCGGGCGATTCCCGCCGCGCTCGAGGTGCTCGCCATCGACGGCCGCATCGTCGTGCTCGCCTACCAGTCGCTCGAGGACCGAATCGTCAAGCGCGCCCTCGCGGCCCGGTCCACCTCCTCCGCCCCCGCCGGACTCCCCGTGGAGCTGCCGGAGCACCGCCCGGAATTCTCCCTCCTCGTCCGCGGCGCCGAGCTGGCCAGCGATGACGAAAAGTCCGCGAACCCCAGAGCCACCCCCGTGCGCCTTCGCGCGGCGACCCGAATCAGGAGGGCAGCATGA
- the mraZ gene encoding division/cell wall cluster transcriptional repressor MraZ, whose product MFLGTYAPRLDEKGRLILPAKFRDELESGIVVTRGQERCLYVFATKDFEEMHERIRQAPITSKQGRDYLRLFLSGANAEVPDKQHRVTIPAQLRAYAGLDRDVTVIGAGNRAEIWDTAAWETYYAEQEAGFADTTEEVIPGLF is encoded by the coding sequence GTGTTTCTTGGTACTTACGCACCTCGGCTCGACGAAAAGGGCCGCCTCATCCTTCCCGCGAAGTTTCGTGACGAGCTCGAATCGGGCATCGTCGTGACCCGCGGCCAGGAGCGGTGCCTGTACGTCTTCGCCACGAAGGACTTCGAGGAGATGCACGAGCGCATCCGGCAGGCCCCCATTACGAGCAAGCAGGGGCGCGACTACCTGCGACTTTTCCTCTCCGGCGCGAACGCCGAGGTGCCGGACAAGCAGCACCGCGTGACGATCCCCGCGCAGCTTCGCGCCTATGCCGGACTCGACCGCGACGTGACCGTCATCGGGGCGGGAAACCGCGCCGAGATCTGGGACACGGCCGCCTGGGAGACCTACTACGCCGAGCAGGAAGCCGGTTTCGCCGACACCACGGAGGAGGTGATCCCCGGACTCTTCTAG
- a CDS encoding DUF3040 domain-containing protein — protein sequence MPLSEHEQRMLEEMERNLYHNDADFVATVGTRRGKPNYTIIVVGILIAILGVGVIVTGVVIAQPLVGVAGFIVMFGGALLAISPPRRSGPPEEPSADERASASAKSTAGPARGGFMDRINERWDKRQDGRDDRG from the coding sequence ATGCCACTGTCAGAACACGAACAACGAATGCTCGAGGAGATGGAGAGAAATCTCTATCACAACGATGCAGATTTCGTAGCCACCGTCGGAACCCGACGGGGCAAGCCGAACTACACGATAATCGTCGTCGGAATTCTGATCGCCATTCTCGGCGTCGGGGTCATCGTCACGGGCGTCGTGATTGCCCAGCCGCTTGTTGGAGTCGCGGGATTCATCGTGATGTTCGGGGGGGCTCTGCTCGCGATCTCGCCGCCGCGCCGCTCCGGTCCGCCGGAGGAGCCGAGCGCCGACGAGCGTGCCAGCGCATCCGCCAAGTCGACGGCGGGTCCCGCCCGGGGCGGATTCATGGACCGCATCAACGAGCGCTGGGACAAGCGCCAGGACGGCCGTGACGACAGGGGATAA
- a CDS encoding polyprenyl synthetase family protein, with protein MAESTRLVDLVQADIDRFLDEREPMLTGIAPDLAPFIDFSREFLRGGKRFRALFCYWGWQATSGHAPGFDPMLSETAPSDLASVVLAASALEVFHAAALVHDDIMDNSDTRRGRPSAHKRFESMHAEGHWIGSASTFGGSAALLLGDLLLSWSDELFESGTSCLPSRTAAIAARAEFNRMRTDVTAGQFLDILDERAWQSFPEPDLLGRAHRVIVYKSAKYSIEAPLAIGAALAGASAEQISALRHFGLPLGIAYQLRDDLLGVFGDPDITGKPAGDDLREGKRTVLIALARAAMPASSRRTLDELLGDEDLGEQQVRMLQASIRDSGAVEKVERIIAHNVTLALSAITDAPISAAARAQLESLADTATRRIA; from the coding sequence GTGGCTGAGAGTACGCGGTTAGTTGACCTTGTCCAGGCTGACATCGATCGCTTTCTCGACGAACGCGAACCGATGCTCACGGGGATCGCCCCCGACCTGGCGCCCTTCATCGACTTCTCGCGCGAGTTTCTGCGCGGAGGTAAACGGTTCAGGGCCCTGTTCTGCTATTGGGGCTGGCAGGCGACGAGCGGACACGCTCCCGGCTTCGACCCCATGTTGAGCGAGACGGCACCGAGCGACCTGGCGTCGGTCGTGCTCGCCGCGAGCGCGCTCGAGGTGTTCCACGCCGCCGCCCTCGTCCACGACGACATCATGGACAACTCGGACACCCGCCGCGGCCGCCCGTCTGCCCACAAGCGCTTCGAATCGATGCACGCGGAGGGGCACTGGATCGGCAGCGCCTCGACCTTCGGGGGCTCCGCCGCACTCCTGCTCGGCGACCTTCTCCTGAGCTGGAGCGACGAGCTGTTCGAATCGGGGACGAGCTGCCTCCCATCCCGGACTGCGGCCATCGCGGCACGGGCCGAGTTCAACCGCATGCGCACTGACGTCACTGCCGGACAGTTCCTGGACATCCTCGATGAGCGTGCCTGGCAGAGTTTCCCCGAACCTGACCTTCTCGGGCGCGCGCACCGGGTCATCGTCTACAAGTCGGCGAAGTACTCGATCGAGGCACCGCTCGCGATCGGCGCGGCCCTCGCGGGCGCGAGCGCGGAGCAGATCAGCGCATTGCGCCACTTTGGACTGCCGCTCGGTATCGCCTACCAGCTGCGCGATGACCTGTTGGGTGTGTTCGGCGACCCCGACATCACCGGCAAGCCTGCCGGCGATGATCTTCGCGAGGGTAAGCGCACGGTGCTCATCGCGCTTGCACGCGCGGCGATGCCGGCGAGCTCCCGCAGGACGCTCGACGAACTGCTCGGCGACGAAGACCTGGGCGAGCAGCAGGTACGGATGCTGCAGGCGTCGATCAGAGACAGCGGCGCGGTCGAGAAGGTCGAACGGATCATTGCGCACAACGTCACGCTCGCTCTGTCGGCGATCACCGACGCGCCCATCAGCGCTGCCGCCCGTGCCCAACTCGAGAGCCTCGCCGACACGGCCACCCGCCGGATTGCCTGA
- a CDS encoding Rv2175c family DNA-binding protein: MSTVPETRWLTVPDLVEQLGIGVSRVRRLIEDRAILAIRVDGVLKVPASFIRDGEPLSELKGTLVLLSDSGFNDDEAMRWLLGMDDSLRTSPIEALRAGRKAEVRRVAQALAF; this comes from the coding sequence GTGAGTACCGTTCCTGAAACCCGCTGGCTGACCGTTCCCGACCTCGTCGAGCAGCTCGGCATCGGGGTGAGTAGAGTTCGCCGCCTCATCGAGGACCGCGCCATTCTCGCCATCCGGGTCGACGGCGTGCTCAAAGTGCCCGCGTCGTTTATCCGCGACGGAGAGCCGCTCAGTGAGCTGAAGGGCACCCTCGTGCTGCTCTCCGACAGCGGGTTCAACGACGATGAGGCGATGCGCTGGCTGCTGGGTATGGATGACAGCCTGCGCACATCCCCGATCGAGGCGCTGCGCGCCGGCCGCAAGGCCGAAGTGCGCAGGGTCGCCCAGGCCTTGGCCTTCTGA
- a CDS encoding muramidase family protein, with translation MTNASQNDAARASRRQRGAIKAGLLTAGRTKTAMIRKGLFNTIPIVLAGSMAMSMNFPAPAASVEAKRPGADRTTPSELGKNIREALAAAHTASLEEATSAGVVTIAAAPASYTVVAGDSISGIAGRFGIATASVLALNGLGWKSVIFPGQVIKLTSATVTAIKAPAAPTANPGRYKVVAGDTISKIAAKFGVTTQAVLTANGLGWSSLIYAGSTLAIPGSSAIAAVKQTPIVPVAAVKPAAPTPAPAPAKSGSHVIKAGDTIGKIATKYGVSTQAMLTANGLGWSSVIYPGRTLSIPGTSAPAAVTQIPIVPAVSITPITTNPGTHVIASGETLSSIATKYSVSIQGILNANGLTWSSIIYGGRTLVIPGTAPVSSSSVETRVTPLDAPMTENAKIIIGVGTSLGVSDYGLVIALATAMQESTLRNLNYGDRDSLGLFQQRPSTGWGTPTQVTDRVYSSRLFFGGSTAPNRGITRGLLDIRGWQSMTVTQAAQAVQISAYPDAYAKWEVSAWAWLDQLR, from the coding sequence ATGACCAACGCATCACAGAACGACGCTGCGCGTGCATCGCGGCGGCAGCGCGGGGCGATCAAGGCGGGTCTGCTCACGGCGGGTCGCACCAAGACCGCAATGATCCGGAAGGGCCTGTTCAACACGATTCCGATAGTTCTCGCCGGCTCGATGGCCATGAGCATGAACTTTCCCGCACCGGCGGCATCCGTCGAGGCGAAGCGACCCGGTGCAGACCGCACGACCCCGAGCGAGCTGGGCAAAAACATCCGCGAGGCCCTCGCAGCTGCCCACACGGCCTCTCTCGAGGAGGCAACGAGCGCCGGAGTCGTTACGATTGCCGCCGCGCCGGCCAGCTATACCGTCGTCGCCGGCGACTCGATCAGCGGTATCGCGGGACGCTTCGGCATCGCCACCGCATCGGTCCTCGCGCTGAACGGCCTCGGCTGGAAGTCGGTCATCTTCCCCGGCCAGGTCATCAAGCTCACGAGCGCGACGGTGACTGCGATCAAGGCGCCGGCAGCACCAACCGCTAATCCGGGCCGCTACAAGGTCGTCGCGGGCGACACCATCAGCAAGATCGCCGCGAAGTTCGGCGTGACCACGCAGGCGGTGCTCACCGCGAACGGCCTCGGCTGGTCGAGCCTCATCTACGCCGGCAGTACCCTCGCGATCCCGGGATCATCCGCCATCGCCGCCGTGAAGCAGACGCCGATTGTTCCGGTGGCCGCCGTGAAGCCCGCGGCACCGACCCCTGCTCCCGCCCCTGCCAAGTCGGGCTCCCACGTCATCAAGGCCGGCGACACCATCGGCAAGATCGCCACAAAGTATGGTGTCAGCACGCAGGCCATGCTCACGGCGAACGGCCTCGGCTGGTCAAGCGTGATCTACCCCGGGCGCACCCTGTCGATTCCGGGAACCTCGGCTCCCGCCGCCGTGACGCAGATACCCATCGTTCCCGCCGTCTCGATCACGCCGATCACCACGAACCCCGGCACGCACGTCATTGCATCCGGTGAGACGCTCTCGAGCATCGCGACGAAGTACTCGGTGAGCATCCAGGGCATCCTCAATGCGAACGGGCTCACCTGGTCGAGCATCATCTATGGCGGACGCACCCTCGTGATTCCGGGCACCGCGCCCGTGAGCAGCAGCAGTGTCGAAACGCGCGTCACCCCGCTCGACGCGCCAATGACCGAGAACGCGAAAATCATCATCGGCGTGGGTACATCACTCGGCGTCAGCGACTACGGCCTCGTGATCGCCCTCGCCACCGCGATGCAGGAGTCGACCCTGCGCAACCTCAACTACGGGGACCGCGACTCGCTCGGCCTCTTCCAGCAGCGCCCGAGCACCGGGTGGGGCACCCCCACCCAGGTCACCGACCGGGTGTACTCCAGCAGGCTCTTCTTCGGCGGATCCACCGCGCCGAACCGCGGCATCACCCGCGGCCTTCTCGACATCCGGGGATGGCAGTCGATGACCGTCACCCAGGCGGCGCAGGCGGTGCAGATCTCCGCGTACCCGGATGCCTATGCCAAGTGGGAAGTCTCGGCCTGGGCCTGGCTCGACCAACTCCGCTGA